From the Conger conger chromosome 14, fConCon1.1, whole genome shotgun sequence genome, one window contains:
- the LOC133109888 gene encoding PRELI domain containing protein 3B-like, with the protein MKIWSSEHIFNHPWETVTKAAMQKYPNPMNPSVFGVDVLDRQVDPQGRLHSHRLLSAEWGLPSIVKTLIGATRTRTYIQEHSVVDPEEKTFELKSTNITCTNLVSVDEKLTYRPHPEDPEKTVLTQEALISVKGVSLSSYLEGVMASSISANAGKGREAMEWVIRRLNTEIEDLAATARGTIRTPMAAAVTEK; encoded by the exons ATGAAAATCTGGTCATCAGAGCACATATTCAA ccATCCCTGGGAGACGGTAACCAAGGCGGCCATGCAGAAGTACCCAAACCCCATGAACCCCAGCGTGTTTGGTGTGGATGTTCTGGACCGGCAGGTGGACCCCCAGGGACGGCTCCACAGCCACAGGCTCCTGAGCGCAGAGTGGGGGCTGCCCTCCATCGTTAAAACC CTGATCGGCGCCACGCGAACACGCACATACATCCAAGAACATTCAGTGGTGGATCCTGAGGAGAAGACATTCGAACTGAAATCTACAAAT ATCACGTGCACTAACCTGGTGTCTGTAGACGAGAAACTGACCTACAGACCACACCCCGAGGACCCGGAAAA GACGGTGCTCACGCAGGAGGCTCTCATCTCAGTGAAAGGAGTGAGTCTGAGCAGCTACTTGGAGGGTGTGATGGCCAGCTCCATCTCCGCCAACGCTGGGAAG gggcgTGAGGCCATGGAGTGGGTGATCCGCAGGCTGAACACAGAGATCGAGGACCTGGCAGCCACCGCCCGCGGAACCATCCGGACGCCCATGGCCGCTGCAGTCACTGAGAAATGA
- the atp5f1e gene encoding ATP synthase subunit epsilon, mitochondrial, with protein sequence MVAYWRQAGLSYIRFSAICARVVRAALKPDLKIEAVKAAETNVKVTRLAKS encoded by the exons ATGGTGGCTTACTGGAGACAAGCGGGCCTgag CTACATCCGCTTCTCGGCCATCTGCGCGAGAGTGGTGCGGGCGGCACTGAAGCCCGATCtgaagatcgaggcggtgaaAGCCGCCGAGACCAACGTCAAGGTCACGAGACTAGCCAAGTCAT Ga